One Candidatus Eisenbacteria bacterium DNA window includes the following coding sequences:
- a CDS encoding homocysteine S-methyltransferase family protein, whose amino-acid sequence MIHNPLKSRLNRGELILLDGALGTELERRQIPTPLPLWSAQALFDSPDTVRSIHQDYVRAGADILTANTFRATPRTLAKAGRAGDAERMVARAVALAREAADRARGAREILIAGALAPLEDCYRPDLAPDPALAEREHAEQAVRLTRAGVDLLLIETMNSTAEAKAALRGAKASGLPVLVSFICKSATEILNGESLADAVGAVEPFKPDVILVNCTAPDMVAGCLGEMARSTRTPIGCYPNAGAPDMAHGTWLFDPAWTPEKFAEAAATWVARGAQVIGGCCGVGPDHIRALREALPPVLVE is encoded by the coding sequence ATGATCCATAACCCGCTCAAGAGCCGGCTGAACCGCGGCGAGCTGATCCTCCTGGACGGGGCCCTCGGCACCGAGCTCGAGCGGCGGCAGATCCCGACCCCGCTCCCGCTCTGGAGCGCGCAGGCCCTTTTCGATTCTCCCGATACCGTGCGCTCGATCCACCAGGATTACGTGCGTGCGGGAGCCGATATCCTCACCGCGAATACGTTCCGGGCGACGCCGCGGACGCTGGCGAAGGCGGGGCGCGCGGGGGATGCCGAGCGCATGGTGGCGCGTGCGGTCGCGCTCGCGCGGGAGGCCGCGGATCGGGCGCGGGGAGCGCGTGAGATCCTGATCGCGGGCGCCCTGGCACCCCTCGAGGATTGCTACCGGCCCGATCTCGCGCCCGACCCCGCCTTGGCCGAACGCGAGCACGCGGAGCAGGCGGTCCGGCTCACGCGCGCCGGCGTCGATCTCCTTCTGATCGAAACGATGAACTCGACGGCCGAGGCCAAAGCGGCGCTCCGCGGAGCCAAGGCTTCGGGTCTCCCGGTGCTCGTGAGCTTCATCTGCAAGAGCGCCACGGAAATCTTGAACGGGGAATCGCTTGCGGATGCCGTTGGCGCGGTCGAGCCGTTCAAACCCGACGTCATCCTGGTGAATTGCACGGCGCCGGACATGGTTGCGGGTTGCTTGGGAGAGATGGCGCGCTCGACGCGAACGCCCATCGGCTGCTACCCGAACGCGGGCGCGCCGGACATGGCGCATGGGACGTGGCTCTTCGATCCCGCGTGGACCCCCGAGAAATTCGCGGAGGCCGCCGCCACATGGGTGGCGCGGGGAGCCCAGGTCATCGGCGGGTGCTGCGGGGTCGGACCGGATCACATCCGAGCGCTCCGGGAGGCACTGCCTCCCGTGCTCGTCGAGTAG
- a CDS encoding MBL fold metallo-hydrolase, whose protein sequence is MGGAGSPGHRRVLRGRTGSHPSAPGGTASRARRVALPPQSAPEAAGPAAAPPLRPAASLILISRTPKLRVLWVRRAEANPFLGGFHSFPGGRMSPEDGPTDGEEALELAMIRCAVRETFEETGIFVGVNGPKPDQAARRLLREQVLNGNAEFWPSIERIGLSLDRAAFRMSGRWVTPPFSRTRFDTMFFVSELEQPESPDVWPGELSSGEWVEPDRALRLWEEDRVTLAMPTLHAIRVIGEGADDLPARLRAVPEANGVPSRHVILHPGIVMVPLRTETLAPATHTNAAVIGDAEIVIVDPGTADSGELEALYEVVDGATARGGKVTAVLLTHRHKDHVSGADAVRARYGAPVWGHGLISDRVRLDRELRDGDRIELKGPHRRRVLALHTPGHSRSHIAFFEERSRTLCAGDLVSTLGTVVVDPPDGNMSDYLRSLDRLRELQATALIPGHGPPSRGVDHLLAALLEHRRMREARILSALKGGPMTEEALREEVYRDTPGAPPALAARTLEAHLERLVEEGRIRKDSGRVMLAK, encoded by the coding sequence ATGGGTGGCGCGGGGAGCCCAGGTCATCGGCGGGTGCTGCGGGGTCGGACCGGATCACATCCGAGCGCTCCGGGAGGCACTGCCTCCCGTGCTCGTCGAGTAGCGTTGCCACCGCAATCCGCTCCCGAGGCCGCCGGCCCGGCCGCGGCGCCGCCGCTCCGCCCTGCGGCGAGCCTGATTCTCATCTCGCGAACGCCCAAGCTGCGCGTGCTCTGGGTGCGCCGCGCCGAGGCGAATCCATTCCTCGGCGGCTTTCATTCCTTCCCGGGCGGGAGGATGTCGCCCGAAGACGGCCCGACCGACGGGGAGGAGGCGCTCGAGCTGGCAATGATCCGCTGCGCCGTGCGCGAGACGTTCGAGGAAACAGGGATCTTCGTGGGCGTGAACGGGCCGAAACCGGACCAGGCCGCGCGGCGCCTCCTGAGGGAGCAGGTGCTGAACGGCAACGCCGAATTCTGGCCCTCCATCGAACGGATCGGGCTTTCGCTGGACCGCGCGGCGTTCCGGATGTCGGGCCGGTGGGTCACGCCCCCTTTCAGCCGCACGCGTTTCGACACAATGTTCTTCGTTTCCGAGCTCGAGCAGCCGGAATCTCCCGATGTCTGGCCGGGGGAGCTCAGCTCGGGCGAGTGGGTCGAGCCGGATCGGGCGCTCAGGCTCTGGGAGGAAGACCGCGTGACGCTCGCGATGCCCACGCTCCACGCGATTCGGGTGATCGGGGAGGGGGCCGACGATCTTCCGGCCCGGCTTCGCGCGGTACCGGAGGCGAACGGCGTGCCCTCGCGCCATGTGATCCTGCACCCGGGCATCGTGATGGTGCCGCTCCGCACCGAGACGCTCGCGCCGGCGACCCACACGAACGCGGCCGTGATCGGAGACGCCGAGATCGTGATCGTGGATCCGGGCACGGCGGATTCGGGCGAGCTCGAGGCTCTCTACGAGGTGGTGGACGGCGCGACCGCGCGCGGGGGAAAGGTCACCGCAGTGCTCCTCACCCACCGTCACAAAGACCACGTTTCGGGGGCCGACGCCGTCCGCGCGCGCTACGGCGCGCCGGTCTGGGGCCACGGCCTGATCTCGGATCGGGTGCGGCTCGATCGCGAGCTAAGGGACGGTGACCGCATCGAGCTCAAGGGGCCCCATCGACGCCGGGTGCTGGCGCTCCATACGCCCGGGCACTCGCGCTCCCATATCGCGTTCTTCGAGGAGCGGTCGCGAACGCTCTGCGCGGGAGATCTCGTCTCGACGCTGGGAACGGTCGTCGTGGATCCTCCCGACGGGAACATGAGCGATTACCTGCGCTCGCTCGATCGGCTCAGGGAGCTTCAGGCGACCGCGCTCATCCCGGGGCACGGTCCGCCAAGCCGGGGCGTGGACCATCTGCTCGCAGCCCTGCTGGAGCACCGTCGGATGCGGGAAGCGCGGATTCTAAGCGCGTTGAAAGGCGGGCCC